GGCGGCGCGATCGTCAACACGGCGTCAGCCGCGGGATTGGTCGGGGTCGAAGGGCTGTGCGCCTATAACGCGTCGAAGCACGGCGTGGTCGGCCTGACCAAAACCGCGGCGCTCGAATACGCACAGAAAAACATCCGGGTGAATTGCGTCTGCCCGGGCTTGATCAACACGCCTATGGTGGCGCGGATGATCGATAGCGGCGGCATGAACGAGCAGGATTTTGTCGCCGGCGAACCGGTCGGCCGCATGGGCAAGCCCGAAGAGATCGGCGCCGGCGTACTCTGGCTGCTCTCCGACGCCGCGTCTTTCGTCACCGGGCATGCGATGGCGATCGACGGCGGTTGGACCGCACGCTAAATCACAATCAGTCAACAACGGGGAGAACAGGAATTATGGCAGGAACACTTCAAGCCAAGGCGATTCTGGTAACCGGCGGCGGCTCGGGCATCGGGCGGGCGACTTCGCTCCTGCTCGCCAAAGAGGGCGCGAAGATCATGATCGCGGACTACGTGCCCAAGGGCGCGGAAGAGACCGTCAAGATGATCAAGGATGCGGGCGGGACCGCGAGTTGCATGGCCGCCGACGTCTCGGTGCCCAAGCAGGTCGAAGCGATGATCGCTAAGACCGTCGAGACCTACGGCCGGATCGATGGCGCGCACAACAACGCCGGCATCGAAGGCAAGATGATCGAGACCAGCGCCAACACCGAAGAGAATTTTGACCGCATCATCGCGATCAACCTCAAGGCCGTATGGCTCTGCATGAAGTACGAAATTCCGCAGATGCTCAAGCAGGGCGGCGGCGTGATTGTCAATACCGCGTCGATCGCCGGTTTGGTCGGGTTCGAGGGCATGTCCGCCTACGTGGCCTCCAAGCACGGCGTAATCGGTCTGACCAAGACCGCCGCGCTCGAATACGCGCAGAAAAATATCCGCGTCAATTGCGTCTGTCCGGGCGTGATCAACACCCCGATGGTCGCGCGTCTGCTCGATAGCGGCGGTATGAACGAGTCGGACATGACGGCGGGCGAGCCGGTGGGCCGTTTCGGCAAGCCCGAGGAGATCGGCGCGGGCGTGGTTTGGCTGCTCTCGGACGCTGCGTCATTCGTCACCGGGCATTCACTGGTGATCGACGGCGGCTGGGTCGCGCGCTAGGGAAGCTCTGCACAAGCGCATTTTTTAGAATCGCTTCGCGCTGGTCCTTCGACACGGCTCGCGCTACTCGCCGGCTCAGAGGACAAATTGGGCTTGTGCAGTGGTTCCTTACTTCTCGAGCATCACGACTGCGGCGGCGGCCATGCCGTCGCCGCGGCCGAGTGCGCCGAGCCCTTCCGGATTCGACGCCTTGACGTTCATCGCCGCTTCCGGGGCGCCAAGCGCGCCAGCGAGTCGCGTGCGCATCTCCGCAAGGTGCGGCGCCAGCTTGGGCCGCTGCGCGAAGATC
This sequence is a window from Candidatus Binataceae bacterium. Protein-coding genes within it:
- a CDS encoding SDR family oxidoreductase, whose product is MAGTLQAKAILVTGGGSGIGRATSLLLAKEGAKIMIADYVPKGAEETVKMIKDAGGTASCMAADVSVPKQVEAMIAKTVETYGRIDGAHNNAGIEGKMIETSANTEENFDRIIAINLKAVWLCMKYEIPQMLKQGGGVIVNTASIAGLVGFEGMSAYVASKHGVIGLTKTAALEYAQKNIRVNCVCPGVINTPMVARLLDSGGMNESDMTAGEPVGRFGKPEEIGAGVVWLLSDAASFVTGHSLVIDGGWVAR